In a genomic window of Pieris brassicae chromosome 7, ilPieBrab1.1, whole genome shotgun sequence:
- the LOC123712612 gene encoding transient receptor potential-gamma protein-like isoform X4 — MSAGSGERRPSTCRVELGTLLAPGPRPLDTKVKRHSIHGMTEEDNVVRPHQEMAVLSLEEKKYLLGVERGDVAGTRRVLQRARDTGHINVDCVDPLGRSALLMAIDNENLEMVELLLEFGVETRDALLHAISEEFVEAVEALLDHEERTRKEGEPHSWEALPPETATFTSDITPLTLAAHRDSYEIIKLLLDRGARLPAPHDVRCGCDECVRSRREDSLRHSRSRINAYRALASPSLIALSSKDPILTAFELSWELRRLSALEHEFKTEYQELRGQCQEFATALLDHTRTSHELQVLLNHEKGCPQPPPLLEPGAPERMRLSRLKLAIKLRQKKFVAHPNVQQLLASIWYESVPGFRRKNMVLQAAEMVRIGAMFPLYSLAYLAAPHSTAGRMLRKPFIKFLCHSASYFMFLFLLILASQRIETTAGIFGGGPAETPVSRRGSPPTLVEWLILAWD, encoded by the exons ATGTCGGCCGGTAGCGGAGAGCGGCGGCCCTCCACGTGCCGCGTGGAACTGGGCACCTTGCTGGCGCCCGGGCCGCGTCCTCTTGACACCAAGGTCAAG AGGCACAGCATCCATGGCATGACGGAGGAGGACAACGTGGTGCGGCCGCACCAGGAGATGGCCGTGCTATCGTTGGAGGAGAAGAAGTACCTGCTTGGGGTGGAGCGCGGCGACGTGGCCGGGACTCGCCGCGTGCTACAGCGCGCGCGCGACACCGGACACATCAACGTGGACTGCGTCGATCCACTGGGCCGTAGTGCGCTGCTCATGGCCATCGACAACGAAAACCTCGAGATGGTCGAACTACTGCTCGAGTTCGGTGTAGAGACGCGCGACGCGTTGCTGCACGCAATCTCAGAGGAGTTCGTCGAGGCTGTCGAGGCGCTGCTCGATCACGAGGAACGTACACGCAAGGAAGGCGAGCCGCAC AGTTGGGAGGCCCTCCCGCCGGAGACGGCGACGTTCACGTCGGACATAACGCCACTGACGCTGGCGGCGCATCGCGACAGTTACGAGATCATCAAGCTGCTACTGGACCGCGGCGCGCGTCTTCCGGCGCCACACGACGTGCGCTGCGGATGCGATGAGTGCGTGCGATCGCGGCGCGAAGATTCGCTGCGCCATTCTCGCTCGCGGATCAACGCTTATCGCGCACTCGCTTCGCCGTCGCTCATCGCACTCTCGTCCAAGGACCCGATCCTCACCGCGTTCGAGCTCTCGTGGGAGCTGCGGCGGCTATCGGCGCTGGAGCACGAGTTCAAGACCGAATACCAGGAACTCCGCGGTCAGTGCCAGGAGTTCGCCACGGCCTTGTTGGACCACACGCGCACCTCACACGAACTCCAAGTGCTGTTAAACCACGAGAAGGGTTGCCCGCAGCCGCCGCCACTGCTCGAGCCAGGTGCTCCAGAGCGAATGCGACTGTCGCGGCTTAAACTCGCCATCAAACTGCGTCAGAAAAAG TTTGTGGCGCACCCTAACGTGCAGCAGCTGTTGGCTTCCATCTGGTACGAATCTGTGCCAGGTTTCCGCCGCAAAAACATGGTGCTGCAGGCCGCCGAGATGGTGCGCATCGGCGCCATGTTTCCGCTGTACTCGCTGGCCTACCTGGCTGCACCGCACTCCACGGCCGGCCGCATGCTACGCAAGCCCTTCATCAAGTTCCTTTGCCACTCCGCTAGCTACTTCATGTTTCTTT TCTTACTGATTTTGGCGTCGCAGCGCATAGAGACGACAGCGGGCATCTTCGGAGGCGGGCCGGCGGAAACGCCCGTGTCCCGACGCGGCTCGCCGCCCACTCTCGTCGAGTGGCTCATCCTGGCCTGG GACTGA